In Triticum aestivum cultivar Chinese Spring chromosome 5B, IWGSC CS RefSeq v2.1, whole genome shotgun sequence, the following proteins share a genomic window:
- the LOC123117790 gene encoding uncharacterized protein, whose translation MCKYHVEEHILEEADPLHEDAVWRNDDITLVLRIYATISDKLYDVIQSPESTAYHLRQQLETFFRDNAAGRAVHIGAEFRATIQGDMTVAQYCRCLQKLAFALADVANRSPTALSRYSWCMG comes from the coding sequence ATGTGCAAGTACCATGTCGAAGAGCACATCCTCGAGGAGGCCGATCCGCTGCACGAGGACGCCGTGTGGCGGAACGACGACATCACGCTGGTGCTACGGATCTATGCCACGATCTCCGACAAGTTGTACGACGTGATCCAGTCGCCCGAGTCCACGGCGTACCACCTCCGGCAGCAGCTAGAGACCTTCTTCCGCGACAACGCCGCCGGCCGCGCGGTGCACATCGGCGCCGAGTTCCGCGCCACCATCCAAGGCGACATGACCGTCGCCCAGTACTGCCGCTGCCTCCAGAAACTCGCATTTGCGCTGGCCGACGTCGCGAACCGGTCACCGACCGCTCTCTCACGCTACAGCTGGTGCATGGGCTGA